A stretch of DNA from Lysinibacillus sp. B2A1:
CAGAAACATGGCAGCATATATTTGATATTATGAATGGTAAAGAATAATTTTATTCTTTACCATCCTTTATGTTTACATAATTTATCTTCATTCAGCAAATGTTTTTTGTATCGAAAGCATAGCGGCAGATGTTTTATGCGCGTAAGCGTAGCGGCAGCGGCAGATACAGAAGACTCTCACCTCTACAGGTGGTGAGATGAATGCGGTTTTGGATCTCTTTCAGTGGGTGTCCAAACACCTTCTGAAATAGAGGAACTCGGGCTAAGATCTTCACATCCTGTGAAAACGCCTGAGTGGCCAACATCGTGTTGGCCTAAAGCTTCTGGCGGATGTCACGGATTTTCAAAGGAATGAATTGTGTGGGCACAATTCAAAATCCGGACGCATTGTTTATCTGTGCGAAAGCGAAGCGACAGCAACAATTACGCCAAGGCGAAATTGATTTAAAATTGAGGGGGAATAGAAATGTTATCAGCAGAGCAAATTCAAGCAATTTTACCACATCGTTATCCTTTCTTATTCGTTGATCGTATCGTTGAATTAGATGAGGGAAAACGTGCTGTAGGTTTAAAAAATGTATCCATCAATGAGGATTTTTTCAATGGACACTTCCCAGGCTATCCTGTAATGCCTGGTGTTTTAATTGTTGAGGCGCTAGCACAGGTTGGTGGTGTCGCGTTATTAAATGCGGATGAATTCAAAGGTCGTTTAGCCTTCTTAACAGGTGTTGATAATTGCCGTTTCAAACGTCAGGTTGTACCAGGGGATCAGCTCAGACTGGAAGTAGAGTTTGTTAAACTAAGAGGTGCAATGGGCAAAGGTCACGGTGTAGCAACAGTTGATGGAGAACTGGTTTGTGAAGCAGATATTCTATTTGCTATCGGGCCTGAGCAGCCAAAACAGGCTTAATTTGCATTTATAGGCTAAAAGTTATAAAATAATTATGTCGAATCATGTCCTTGCTGTTAAATATTTAACAGTTTATTTATGTTCTAAAATGCGATGGCGTATAGCGATTGTAAATTGAAATACATGTGATTTTAGGTTTTTTTAAAACGTAGGAGGATTAAATAGATGTATAAGGAACTGTCTTCAGGTGTTAAAATTAGCATTACACGTTCGATTTCAACATCTTTTGAATCATACTTAGCAAGTATTGGTTGGGATGAAAAGCGTTTCTCTATGGAAGACTTCATTGCTAGCTGGCAGACTTATTTTCAAGACAATGCCGCATGGATTGAAAAAATTCCAGCAAATGTTTTGCTGAGCACTGAATTTCATGAAGAGATGGCACAAAAAATCGATGAAGTAATTGCGAAAATTTTAAATGAAGAGCCAACTGCTAAGCAAATCGAAACAATCGAGACATTGCAAAAAGAGCTAGGTACAAAATATACGTATGACTGTAAAGCAGAAGCAGCTTACATTGAACAATTGTTAAAAGAAAAACAAAAATAGTTTGTACGAAAATCGGATAGTTCCCTCCTTTCCCGGGCACTCTATGTAGGATCACAAATGCAACAGTTGTATTTGCTGACATAGCACCCAAGAAAGGAGGTTTTTAATATGTGGAAGATGTCATTTATAACTATTCTATTTGCTACGCTATTCCTTGGGGGATGTAACTGGGGAAACAGGGCGGTTGAAGATAGACCTGTGGAGAATGCTGGAAACGATGTTCGCCGAGGCGTTGACAAAGTAGAAGATACTTTAGATCCAGATCGAAGAAACGATGTTTACGATCGTAACGTGAATGGTGTTGAGCGTGGTACTGTTAATGAAAACCGTACAATACCTGAAGCTACAACACCTGGAACAAACGCTGATTTAAATGGTACAAATGGCTATGACAACGTACCAAATGCAAATGGCGTTGAACGAAATGACAATGTTATTAAAGAAAATGTTGTGGAAGAAAAAGTAGACGTTCATGAACGTAACAACATGAATACGCGATAATAATAAAAGAGTGTATCCAGAAATGGAACACTCTTTTTTTACGTTATTTTTAATCATTTTTAAGTTTTGGACGTTTTTTCATATCATGGGAGAAACGATCCAGTAAATTATCTAAAGAAACGCCTTCTGCCAGAAGCTCAGCAAGTAATTGCTCTGCATATTTTGAACGCTTAGTTTTAAGTGTACCTTTTAGGAGCACTGAAATATGAT
This window harbors:
- the fabZ gene encoding 3-hydroxyacyl-[acyl-carrier-protein] dehydratase FabZ is translated as MLSAEQIQAILPHRYPFLFVDRIVELDEGKRAVGLKNVSINEDFFNGHFPGYPVMPGVLIVEALAQVGGVALLNADEFKGRLAFLTGVDNCRFKRQVVPGDQLRLEVEFVKLRGAMGKGHGVATVDGELVCEADILFAIGPEQPKQA